A genomic stretch from Lathyrus oleraceus cultivar Zhongwan6 chromosome 2, CAAS_Psat_ZW6_1.0, whole genome shotgun sequence includes:
- the LOC127118406 gene encoding 2-methylpropanoate--CoA ligase CCL4, with amino-acid sequence MEKLKPNPANTSPLTPLTFLERASTIYNDVPSIIYNDTVFTWSQTHRRCLQLASAITSLGIRRGNVVSVIAPNIPAMYELHFAVPFAGAILNNINTRLDARIISNILIHSESKLVFVDYASRDLVLEALLLFPSSQQRPLLILIKDDEETEPEPVSVSISSSSTVGFFSTYNDLITNGDPDFNWLHPISEWDPMILNYTSGTTSSPKGVVHSHRGAFIVTLDSLIEWSVPKQPVYLWTLPMFHANGWSFPWGIAAVGGTNICVRKFDTEIVYSLIKKHHVTHMCGAPVILNMLTNLPDIKPLEKPVHILTAGAPPPAAILFRTESLGFTVSHGYGLTETGGLVVCCTWKKKWNLLPATERARLKSRQGVRTIGMTSVDVVSPTGESVKRDGATLGEVVMRGGCVMLGYLKDPEGTASSMKNGWFYTGDVGVMHEDGYLEIKDRSKDVIISGGENLSSVEVESVLYGHPAVNEAAVVARADEFWGETPCAFVSLKDGLKEREIPTEKDIVEYCRKNLPHYMVPKTVVFKEELPKTSTGKVQKFVLRQIAKDMGPLKKSRL; translated from the coding sequence ATGGAAAAACTAAAACCTAACCCCGCAAACACCTCCCCTCTCACACCACTCACCTTTCTAGAACGAGCATCAACAATCTACAACGATGTTCCTTCAATCATCTACAACGACACCGTTTTCACATGGTCCCAAACCCACCGTCGATGTCTCCAACTCGCTTCCGCAATCACCTCCCTCGGAATCCGCCGCGGAAACGTTGTCTCAGTCATCGCTCCCAACATCCCCGCCATGTATGAACTCCACTTCGCCGTCCCCTTCGCCGGCGCAATCCTTAACAACATCAACACGCGCCTCGACGCGCGTATAATCTCCAATATCCTCATCCACTCCGAGTCTAAACTAGTTTTCGTCGACTACGCTTCACGCGATCTCGTACTCGAAGCTTTGTTATTGTTCCCTTCGTCACAACAACGTCCTCTTCTAATCCTCATCAAAGACGATGAAGAAACAGAACCAGAACCTGTTTCTGTTTCTATTTCTTCATCATCCACCGTTGGTTTCTTCTCCACTTACAATGACCTAATAACGAACGGTGATCCAGATTTTAACTGGCTTCATCCTATTTCCGAGTGGGACCCGATGATTCTCAACTACACTTCCGGAACGACGTCGTCTCCCAAAGGTGTAGTTCATTCCCACAGAGGAGCTTTCATCGTGACCCTCGATTCTTTAATCGAATGGTCAGTTCCTAAACAACCGGTTTACCTCTGGACGCTACCGATGTTCCACGCTAACGGGTGGAGCTTCCCGTGGGGGATCGCGGCCGTTGGTGGAACTAACATCTGCGTGAGAAAATTCGATACTGAAATTGTTTACTCTCTGATCAAAAAGCATCACGTGACTCACATGTGCGGTGCTCCGGTTATTCTCAACATGCTAACTAACTTGCCGGATATCAAACCGTTGGAGAAACCAGTTCATATTCTCACAGCCGGAGCACCGCCGCCAGCTGCGATTCTTTTTCGTACGGAGTCGTTAGGTTTTACGGTGAGTCACGGGTATGGATTAACTGAAACCGGCGGGTTGGTGGTTTGTTGCACGTGGAAGAAGAAATGGAATTTGTTACCTGCGACGGAGAGAGCACGGTTGAAGTCACGGCAAGGAGTGAGGACGATTGGGATGACTAGCGTTGATGTGGTGAGTCCCACCGGTGAAAGTGTGAAACGCGACGGAGCGACTTTGGGGGAGGTTGTTATGAGAGGTGGTTGTGTTATGTTAGGCTATTTGAAGGATCCTGAAGGAACCGCGAGTTCTATGAAGAATGGTTGGTTTTACACCGGTGATGTTGGAGTGATGCATGAGGATGGATATTTGGAGATTAAAGATAGGTCAAAGGATGTGATTATCAGTGGCGGTGAGAATCTGAGTAGTGTGGAGGTTGAGTCGGTGTTGTATGGACATCCGGCGGTGAATGAAGCGGCGGTTGTGGCGAGAGCTGATGAATTTTGGGGGGAAACGCCGTGTGCGTTTGTGAGTTTGAAAGATGGGTTGAAAGAAAGGGAAATTCCGACGGAGAAAGATATAGTTGAGTATTGTAGAAAGAATTTGCCGCATTATATGGTTCCGAAAACGGTGGTGTTCAAGGAGGAGCTTCCTAAAACCTCTACGGGGAAGGTTCAGAAGTTTGTGCTTAGACAGATTGCAAAGGATATGGGGCCACTTAAAAAAAGTCGTTTGTGA
- the LOC127122185 gene encoding uncharacterized protein LOC127122185, whose product MKESETVSDYITRVQIVVNQLTRNGKTVTDAQVVENILISLTNKFENIVYAIEESKDLSTLSVEELAGSLEAHKQRKIKKKEEAVEEAHQTKESIKDEKNRYPHSKLEDQTPQEAWSGQKPTFSHLKVFGSVAYAHVPGQRRTKLEDKSKKYIFIGYDEKKKGYKLFDPKTKNVIVSRDVRINEESKWDWNNST is encoded by the exons ATGAAGGAGTCAGAAACTGTATCTGACTACATCACGCGTGTACAAATAGTGGTGAACCAACTCACTAGAAATGGAAAAACGGTGACTGATGCACAAGTTGTTGAAAATATTCTAATATCTTTAACAAATAAATTTGAGAATATTGTGTATGCAATAGAAGAGTCGAAGGACCTTTCGACGCTCTCAGTCGAAGAGCTCGCTGGTTCTCTCGAAGCACACAAACAACGTAAGATAAAAAAGAAGGAGGAAGCAGTCGAGGAAGCACATCAAACCAAGGAGTCAATCAAAGACGAAAAG AATCGATATCCACATTCGAAGTTAGAAGATCAAACACCACAAGAAGCATGGAGCGGACAGAAGCCAACATTTTCTCATCTCAAAGTATTTGGTAGTGTGGCTTATGCACACGTACCAGGTCAACGAAGAACGAAGCTTGAAGATAAAAGTAAGAAGTACATATTCATTGGGTATGATGAGAAGAAAAAAGGGTACAAGCTATTCGATCCCAAAACCAAGAATGTGATAGTGAGTAGAGATGTTCGAATAAACGAAGAGAGCAAGTGGGATTGGAACAATTCGACATAA